A window of the Longimicrobiales bacterium genome harbors these coding sequences:
- a CDS encoding HEAT repeat domain-containing protein: MKRSLGAAILMAVLLGACATGGAREPVDPNLDETRWRGDARLYRMLIPYPITDAQQDSVQAYARLHGTATNYLLAEAAEDVNAPVVVRVNALFLLAQRRADTHVRVFRNALDAEDVRIRATAVSAMRQFATTHPREAAGVARMALADSAPEVQAQALQVLGDGDIELLRSYMPRAANAELRAIAEDLVQLAEQRGAPLDVDSATGVIVRETTDGFRITFTPERYWPQWNAGFGTVRIEKDGTVLQTLERIEAVGGVIPVFLSPDSRHVVFERDRTIVVRALADGAERVAGDGIAPRPRPFTDGFVFLRERPGSAERQRQDTRLTYDIFGAPFDPPGAIEPRLLGSTTATVSFGSNGAYSPVRWMKVEERSGSFYLTASNMETVSLPDPFG; the protein is encoded by the coding sequence ATGAAGCGAAGTCTCGGTGCTGCGATTCTGATGGCCGTACTCCTCGGTGCCTGCGCCACGGGCGGCGCGCGCGAGCCTGTGGACCCCAACCTGGATGAAACCCGCTGGCGCGGCGATGCGCGGCTCTACCGCATGCTGATCCCCTATCCGATCACGGACGCACAGCAGGACTCCGTGCAGGCTTACGCACGGCTGCATGGTACAGCCACGAACTATCTGCTCGCGGAAGCGGCGGAGGACGTGAATGCGCCGGTGGTCGTGCGGGTGAACGCGCTTTTCCTTCTGGCGCAGCGACGCGCGGACACACACGTGCGGGTGTTCCGCAACGCGCTCGATGCGGAGGATGTCCGTATACGTGCTACCGCAGTGTCGGCGATGCGGCAGTTCGCCACGACGCATCCGCGCGAGGCAGCAGGCGTCGCACGCATGGCGCTCGCCGACTCTGCGCCGGAGGTACAGGCCCAGGCGCTGCAGGTGCTCGGTGACGGCGACATCGAGCTGCTGCGCTCGTACATGCCGCGGGCCGCCAATGCGGAGCTGCGCGCGATCGCCGAGGATCTGGTGCAGCTGGCGGAGCAGCGCGGCGCGCCGCTGGATGTGGATTCGGCGACGGGCGTGATCGTGCGCGAGACGACTGACGGCTTCCGCATCACGTTCACCCCGGAGCGATACTGGCCGCAGTGGAATGCGGGTTTCGGGACCGTACGTATCGAGAAGGACGGCACCGTGCTGCAGACGCTCGAGCGCATCGAGGCCGTCGGGGGCGTGATTCCCGTCTTTCTCTCGCCGGACTCGCGGCATGTGGTGTTCGAGCGGGACCGCACGATCGTCGTGCGCGCGCTGGCTGATGGAGCCGAACGCGTAGCCGGCGACGGTATCGCGCCGCGGCCGCGCCCGTTCACCGATGGGTTCGTGTTCCTGCGCGAGCGGCCCGGCTCCGCAGAGCGGCAGCGCCAGGACACGCGGCTGACGTACGACATATTCGGTGCCCCGTTCGATCCGCCCGGCGCGATCGAGCCCAGGCTTCTGGGAAGCACGACTGCAACCGTGAGCTTCGGCAGCAACGGTGCCTATTCGCCGGTGCGCTGGATGAAGGTCGAGGAGCGCTCCGGCAGCTTCTATCTGACTGCTTCGAACATGGAGACCGTCTCGCTGCCCGACCCGTTCGGCTGA
- a CDS encoding anhydro-N-acetylmuramic acid kinase, with the protein MLVIGLMSGTSLDGIDAALVEIEGAIDAPTWQLRAFLDVPYTAAQRTAIHDGIVDGSAALLCRLNTDLGEWFSAAALRLLEDAGVAAESIAVIGSHGQTVWHEPPREGRRGATLQLGCAATLAERTGIGVVSDFRSRDMAAGGEGAPLVPWVDRLLFSHPVRSRVLQNIGGMGNLTWLPPRGSTEPILAFDTGPGNALIDAAVELASSGTHTFDRDGQWAAAGTPDESLVEELLAHPFLERTPPKSTGREVFGRPFVQRLAERVAPQSRTEWASFICTLTEMSARSIAGAIERWALPRGVDEVIITGGGALNAELVSRIRQRLPGVDVTAGADALGIDPAAKEALAFAALAWAHLQGATGNVPEATGASGPRVLGSYTPGRGGA; encoded by the coding sequence GTGCTCGTCATCGGGCTGATGTCGGGAACATCGCTGGATGGCATCGATGCGGCGCTCGTCGAGATCGAAGGCGCGATCGACGCTCCGACGTGGCAGCTGCGCGCATTCCTGGATGTGCCGTACACGGCTGCACAGCGCACCGCGATCCATGATGGCATCGTCGACGGCAGTGCAGCACTCCTGTGCCGGCTGAATACCGACCTGGGCGAATGGTTCTCCGCGGCTGCCCTTCGCCTCCTCGAGGACGCGGGTGTGGCGGCGGAATCGATCGCCGTCATCGGCTCGCACGGACAGACGGTATGGCACGAGCCGCCGCGCGAGGGCCGGCGCGGCGCCACACTTCAGCTGGGATGTGCGGCGACGCTCGCCGAGCGCACCGGCATCGGCGTGGTCAGTGATTTCCGGTCGCGCGACATGGCCGCGGGCGGCGAGGGTGCACCGCTGGTGCCGTGGGTCGATCGTCTGCTGTTCTCGCATCCGGTCCGCAGCCGTGTGCTGCAGAACATCGGCGGCATGGGCAACCTCACGTGGCTGCCTCCGCGCGGATCGACGGAGCCGATCCTCGCGTTTGACACAGGGCCCGGCAACGCACTGATCGACGCCGCTGTCGAGCTGGCCTCATCAGGTACGCACACGTTCGACCGGGACGGCCAGTGGGCGGCAGCGGGCACTCCCGACGAGTCGCTCGTGGAAGAGCTGCTGGCGCATCCGTTCCTCGAGCGCACCCCGCCGAAGTCCACGGGCAGGGAAGTGTTCGGCCGTCCATTCGTGCAGCGCCTCGCGGAGCGCGTAGCCCCGCAGAGCCGGACGGAGTGGGCGTCCTTCATCTGCACGCTCACGGAAATGTCGGCGCGCAGCATTGCGGGCGCCATCGAGCGCTGGGCACTGCCGCGCGGCGTCGATGAGGTCATCATCACGGGCGGCGGCGCACTGAACGCCGAGCTCGTGAGTCGCATCCGCCAGCGGCTGCCCGGCGTGGACGTCACGGCCGGCGCTGACGCGCTGGGTATCGATCCGGCGGCAAAGGAAGCCCTCGCGTTCGCTGCACTTGCGTGGGCACACCTCCAGGGCGCGACGGGTAATGTGCCTGAGGCGACGGGCGCGAGCGGTCCGCGCGTGCTCGGCAGCTATACTCCTGGACGCGGTGGCGCGTGA
- the murQ gene encoding N-acetylmuramic acid 6-phosphate etherase, giving the protein MENRPSQDTRLTEQRNPRSMRIDQLSTQDIVDLISAEDRMVAEAVQEEREEIAHAIDIVVDCFQRGGRLFYVGAGTSGRLGVLDASEMPPTYGTDPLMVQGLIAGGYEALVRAQEGAEDHPEDGARDIAQRGVGPDDFVLGIASSGTTPYVHGALARAREMGARTGFLLCTYPSQELTDTHDVVIAPLVGPEVITGSTRMKAGTATKMVLNTITTASMVRLGKVYGNLMVDLQVTCEKLRDRGERILMETIGVDRATATALLEKSGGHVKTAIVMGRLDIDAETARARLEAQGGLIGRLIPDLGAL; this is encoded by the coding sequence ATGGAAAATAGACCCTCTCAGGATACCCGTCTCACCGAGCAGCGCAATCCGCGCAGCATGCGCATCGATCAGCTGTCGACGCAGGATATCGTCGATCTGATCAGTGCGGAGGACCGGATGGTCGCGGAAGCAGTGCAGGAGGAGCGCGAGGAGATCGCGCACGCGATCGATATCGTCGTGGATTGCTTCCAGCGCGGCGGTCGGCTCTTCTACGTCGGTGCAGGCACGTCCGGTCGTCTGGGCGTGCTCGATGCATCGGAAATGCCTCCGACATATGGCACCGATCCGCTCATGGTGCAGGGGCTGATTGCGGGCGGATACGAAGCGCTCGTGCGCGCGCAGGAGGGCGCGGAGGACCATCCGGAGGATGGCGCCCGCGACATCGCACAGCGCGGCGTCGGGCCGGATGACTTCGTGCTCGGCATCGCCAGCTCCGGCACCACTCCCTACGTGCACGGCGCCCTCGCCCGGGCACGCGAGATGGGCGCGCGCACCGGCTTCCTGCTCTGCACCTATCCGTCACAGGAGCTCACCGATACACACGACGTGGTGATCGCGCCGCTGGTCGGACCCGAGGTGATCACGGGCTCGACACGGATGAAGGCCGGCACCGCGACGAAGATGGTGCTCAACACCATTACCACCGCGTCGATGGTCAGGCTGGGCAAGGTTTACGGCAACCTGATGGTCGATCTCCAGGTCACGTGCGAGAAGCTGCGCGATCGCGGCGAGCGCATCCTCATGGAGACAATCGGCGTGGACCGCGCGACAGCCACCGCACTGCTCGAGAAGTCGGGCGGCCATGTGAAGACGGCGATCGTGATGGGGCGTCTGGATATCGACGCCGAAACGGCGCGCGCACGTCTGGAGGCGCAGGGCGGACTCATCGGGCGGCTCATCCCCGATCTGGGAGCGCTGTAG
- a CDS encoding amidohydrolase: MTSLLDRATDFRNDLIDLRRDLHRHPELAFCETRTAEAAARAVEALGWRVRRGIGRTGVVAEIGAGRPLVALRADMDALPIQEAGTAEYRSTVDGVMHACGHDAHVAMLVGAARLLAEAYRAGDLHGTVRLLFQPSEEASDDEGRSGATRMIEDGAMEGVDAVFGLHIGAHLKLGHAYISPGPIMAGSDLFAATVHGRSSHAGRPHEGIDAIVLAAHAVLACQMGTARRLSPHDEGTLAIGTIRGGFAENVLAEQVDLRGTIRYYNDDVREVLGDALRRGLAVVETLGGSFDLSLKAGYPPVVNDPAMTAVTTGAVSDLIGADAVVPFERMMGAEDFAILAREAPGCFFWLGAALEPAREHHHPAFDIDERALPIGAAAMAACALRALHELER; the protein is encoded by the coding sequence ATGACCAGTCTGCTCGACCGTGCGACCGACTTCCGGAACGATCTGATCGATCTGCGGAGGGACCTGCACCGCCATCCGGAGCTCGCGTTCTGCGAGACCCGTACGGCGGAGGCCGCGGCCCGCGCGGTCGAGGCGCTCGGCTGGCGCGTCCGTCGCGGCATCGGCCGCACCGGCGTCGTCGCCGAGATCGGAGCCGGGCGCCCGCTCGTTGCACTCCGCGCGGACATGGACGCGCTGCCGATCCAGGAGGCCGGCACCGCCGAATACCGGTCGACGGTGGACGGGGTCATGCACGCGTGTGGCCATGACGCTCACGTCGCCATGCTCGTCGGCGCCGCACGGCTTCTGGCCGAAGCGTACCGCGCCGGCGATCTCCACGGCACCGTCCGCCTGCTTTTCCAGCCCTCCGAAGAGGCGTCGGACGACGAGGGGAGGAGCGGCGCCACGCGCATGATCGAAGACGGTGCCATGGAGGGCGTCGATGCCGTGTTCGGCCTGCACATCGGCGCGCACCTGAAACTCGGCCACGCCTACATCTCGCCGGGCCCCATCATGGCCGGCTCTGACCTTTTTGCCGCCACCGTTCACGGCCGCAGCTCGCACGCCGGCCGGCCGCACGAGGGCATCGACGCCATCGTGCTCGCGGCACACGCCGTTCTCGCATGTCAGATGGGCACCGCCCGACGCCTGTCGCCGCATGATGAAGGCACGCTCGCCATCGGCACGATCCGCGGCGGCTTCGCCGAGAACGTGCTCGCCGAACAGGTCGATCTCCGCGGAACGATACGCTATTACAACGATGATGTGCGCGAGGTTCTCGGCGATGCACTGCGCAGGGGGCTGGCCGTCGTGGAGACGCTCGGCGGCAGCTTCGATCTGTCGCTCAAGGCGGGCTATCCGCCCGTGGTCAACGATCCGGCCATGACTGCCGTCACGACCGGTGCCGTCTCCGACCTGATCGGCGCCGACGCGGTGGTGCCGTTCGAGCGCATGATGGGCGCAGAGGATTTCGCCATTCTCGCGCGCGAAGCGCCCGGCTGTTTCTTCTGGCTGGGGGCCGCGCTCGAGCCGGCGAGGGAACATCATCACCCCGCTTTCGATATCGATGAGCGCGCGCTGCCGATCGGTGCCGCCGCAATGGCCGCCTGCGCGCTGCGCGCGCTTCACGAACTCGAGAGGTAA
- a CDS encoding ABC transporter permease, which produces MMFLLTLVRKSLANRLLATSLTLASIALSVALLLGIENVRAGMRESFSNTISRTDLIVGARGGSLQLLLYSVFGIGSPTNNVSWDTYEHFRDHPAVAWTIPISLGDSHRGFRVVGTDSSFYQQFHYGGGRSIEFAEGRMPQTDHEVVLGDQVARELEYTVGSDVVITHGLYGSGIMDHDEQPFRVVGILERTFTPVDRSLYVTLQGIDAVHEGFMEMPGAAGPGGPPSFAPPPNFAAPDFSAAADTAPATSADTAAGIASAPPLADPDAPERGAADAAHAHSADAPPEQITAFFLGARTRIATLQLQREINTYEAEATMAILPGVALAEMWRGVGYAEDALLVVTFFVVAVGLIGMLLSLYSSLEARRREMAILRAVGAGAPRIFALLVLESGLLGLVGALTGVALIYALLVLLKGFIESNFGLYLPIQAPTRTAYLYLVAVIAASFLIGVVPALRAYRNSLADGLTVRM; this is translated from the coding sequence ATGATGTTCCTGCTGACACTCGTGCGGAAGTCACTCGCGAACCGGCTGCTCGCGACGTCGCTCACGCTCGCATCGATCGCCCTGAGCGTCGCGCTCCTGCTCGGCATCGAGAACGTGCGGGCCGGCATGCGGGAAAGCTTCTCCAACACCATCAGCCGCACCGACCTGATCGTCGGCGCGCGCGGCGGCTCACTTCAGCTGCTGCTCTACTCCGTGTTCGGGATCGGATCGCCGACCAACAACGTGAGCTGGGACACGTACGAGCACTTCCGTGACCACCCGGCGGTCGCGTGGACCATCCCGATCTCTCTCGGTGACAGTCATCGCGGCTTTCGCGTCGTCGGGACGGACAGCTCGTTCTACCAGCAGTTCCATTACGGCGGCGGCCGCTCGATCGAGTTTGCGGAGGGTCGCATGCCGCAGACGGATCACGAGGTGGTGCTGGGCGATCAGGTCGCGCGTGAGCTGGAATACACCGTCGGCTCCGATGTCGTCATCACGCACGGCCTCTACGGCTCGGGCATCATGGATCACGACGAGCAGCCGTTCCGCGTCGTCGGGATCCTCGAGCGCACGTTCACGCCGGTGGACCGGTCACTCTACGTGACGCTGCAGGGGATCGACGCCGTGCACGAGGGCTTCATGGAGATGCCCGGCGCGGCCGGACCGGGCGGTCCGCCGAGCTTCGCGCCGCCGCCGAACTTCGCCGCGCCCGACTTCTCAGCGGCGGCTGACACGGCGCCAGCGACCTCGGCGGATACAGCGGCAGGCATCGCATCTGCGCCGCCGCTGGCGGATCCGGATGCTCCGGAGCGTGGTGCTGCGGACGCGGCTCACGCGCACAGCGCCGACGCGCCGCCGGAGCAGATCACGGCGTTCTTCCTGGGCGCGCGCACCCGCATCGCGACATTACAGCTGCAGCGCGAGATCAACACGTATGAGGCGGAGGCGACGATGGCGATCCTTCCCGGCGTCGCCCTCGCCGAGATGTGGCGCGGCGTCGGCTATGCGGAGGATGCCCTGCTCGTCGTGACGTTCTTCGTCGTCGCAGTCGGACTGATCGGCATGCTGCTGTCGCTCTACTCATCGCTCGAGGCGCGGCGGCGCGAGATGGCGATCCTGCGTGCGGTCGGTGCGGGTGCACCGCGCATTTTCGCGCTGCTCGTCCTGGAGTCCGGACTGCTCGGTCTCGTCGGCGCGTTGACAGGTGTAGCCCTCATCTACGCGCTGCTGGTGCTGCTGAAGGGATTCATCGAGAGCAACTTCGGGCTGTACCTGCCGATCCAGGCACCGACGCGCACGGCGTACCTCTACCTGGTTGCGGTAATCGCGGCGTCGTTCCTGATCGGGGTCGTGCCGGCGCTCAGGGCCTATCGGAACAGCCTTGCCGACGGGTTGACCGTTCGCATGTAG
- a CDS encoding ABC transporter ATP-binding protein, with product MTPLSSVNGRDARESMRVPAVVLENAEFAYGAGPAVLRVPELRIERGEKVFIFGPSGSGKTTLLGLLAGVLRANAGTVRVLGIDLGTLSSRRRDALRAAHIGYIFQMFNLIPYLSVQENIVLPCRLSAERRVRLGNVSPEQAARTLADALHIGGLIGERVTRLSVGQQQRVAAARALIGAPELIVADEPTSALDSDRREQFLELLFERCAAADATLVFVSHDRQLEHMFDRAVSLEDLNTVAQR from the coding sequence TTGACGCCATTGTCATCGGTGAACGGCCGGGACGCGCGCGAGAGCATGCGCGTCCCGGCCGTTGTCCTTGAGAACGCCGAGTTCGCCTACGGCGCCGGTCCCGCCGTGCTGCGCGTACCTGAGTTGCGCATCGAGCGCGGCGAGAAGGTGTTCATATTCGGTCCGAGCGGCAGTGGCAAGACGACGCTGCTCGGGCTGCTGGCCGGCGTACTGCGTGCCAACGCCGGTACGGTCCGCGTGCTCGGCATCGATCTGGGCACGCTGTCCAGCCGACGTCGCGACGCGCTTCGTGCTGCCCACATCGGCTACATCTTCCAGATGTTCAATCTCATCCCATATCTGTCAGTGCAGGAGAACATCGTGCTGCCGTGCCGTCTCTCCGCGGAGCGGCGCGTGCGCCTCGGGAATGTTTCCCCCGAACAGGCCGCACGCACGCTCGCCGACGCGCTGCACATCGGCGGCCTGATCGGTGAGCGGGTGACACGGCTGAGTGTGGGACAGCAGCAGCGCGTGGCGGCTGCGCGCGCGCTGATCGGGGCACCGGAGCTGATCGTGGCGGATGAGCCGACCTCGGCGCTCGACTCGGATCGTCGCGAGCAGTTTCTCGAGCTGCTGTTCGAGCGTTGCGCGGCGGCGGATGCGACGCTCGTATTCGTGAGCCACGACCGTCAGCTCGAGCACATGTTCGACCGCGCCGTTTCCCTGGAGGACCTGAACACGGTGGCGCAGCGATGA
- a CDS encoding DUF3299 domain-containing protein: MKRIDSRVMRRSVRALALSTLAVVLTGMRPAVAPADVAADSVLAEIERAIAAGDPVTLDWKAMAALNYKTGEMPEALRKLNGVVVRIPGFMVPLEDTETRVTEFLLVPYFGACIHTPPPPPNQMAHVLMQRNQVIEVNLWDPIWIIGKLTIESVESPYGMVGFQVTGERILPYDG, from the coding sequence ATGAAACGGATCGACAGTCGGGTGATGCGCCGCAGTGTGCGGGCCCTTGCGCTGAGTACGCTCGCGGTCGTGCTCACGGGCATGCGCCCCGCCGTAGCGCCCGCGGATGTGGCGGCCGACAGTGTTCTCGCGGAGATCGAGAGAGCGATCGCCGCCGGTGACCCGGTCACGCTCGACTGGAAGGCCATGGCTGCGCTGAACTACAAGACCGGCGAGATGCCGGAAGCGCTGCGCAAGCTGAACGGAGTCGTGGTGCGGATTCCGGGCTTCATGGTCCCGCTCGAGGACACCGAGACGCGCGTCACGGAGTTTCTGCTCGTGCCGTACTTCGGCGCGTGCATCCACACGCCGCCGCCCCCGCCGAACCAGATGGCCCATGTCCTGATGCAGCGCAACCAGGTCATCGAGGTGAACCTGTGGGATCCGATCTGGATCATCGGCAAACTCACGATCGAGAGCGTGGAGAGTCCGTACGGCATGGTCGGCTTCCAGGTGACCGGCGAGCGCATCCTGCCGTACGACGGCTGA
- the ggt gene encoding gamma-glutamyltransferase — protein MRKLITLAFLALAACSTSPQAGTLAQDHSASVPGSWPFPLQVTPTVAPSAMVATDAPLATQVGVQVMRNGGNAVDAAVATAFALAVVYPEAGNIGGGGFMVTRMADGTSAALDFREKAPLAATRDMYLDAAGELTDASVIGHLASGVPGAVMGLWEAHRRFGTKPWTDLLAPAIALARDGFVVDSALAGSVRGAADRLGRFTGSAALFLPGGQPLQQGSRWSNPDLAAVLERIAEEGPAGFYAGATADLIVAEMERGGGIISHEDLRRYRAEWRDPVEFEYRGRRIISMPPASSGGITLAIMANIMDGYDVDEMGWHSASALHLTGEAMRRAFADRNHFLGDPAFVQFPRELLVSQEYADRLRATIDTDRATRSLDVRPGLMEQPEPANTTHFSIVDPAGNAVALTTTINELYGSAVTVSGAGFMLNDEMDDFAAKPGSPNMFGLVQGEANAIQPEKRMLSAMTPTIVLDADGSVLLVTGARGGPRIITAVFQVISNIIDHDMDVGSAVHTPRIHHQHLPDVLYFEREGLTAEVIAELEAMGHTVEPRGGIGTAPTILRRDGVWTAVPDPRTGGLAAGF, from the coding sequence ATGCGCAAGCTGATCACCCTCGCGTTCCTCGCGCTCGCGGCGTGCTCCACATCGCCGCAGGCCGGCACGCTGGCGCAGGACCACAGTGCCAGCGTCCCCGGGTCCTGGCCGTTTCCGCTCCAGGTCACACCCACCGTCGCGCCGAGCGCGATGGTCGCCACCGACGCGCCCCTGGCCACACAGGTGGGTGTGCAGGTCATGCGAAACGGCGGCAATGCCGTCGATGCTGCCGTTGCCACCGCCTTCGCGCTCGCGGTCGTGTATCCCGAGGCGGGCAACATCGGGGGCGGCGGCTTCATGGTGACGCGCATGGCTGACGGCACGTCGGCTGCCCTCGACTTCCGCGAGAAGGCCCCCCTCGCCGCCACGCGCGACATGTACCTCGACGCCGCCGGTGAGCTCACCGACGCTTCCGTCATCGGTCATCTCGCGTCGGGTGTGCCGGGCGCCGTGATGGGTCTCTGGGAGGCGCACCGCCGCTTCGGCACGAAGCCGTGGACGGATCTGCTCGCGCCGGCCATCGCACTGGCCCGCGACGGCTTCGTTGTCGATTCCGCGCTGGCAGGGTCCGTCCGTGGTGCGGCGGACCGGCTCGGCCGCTTCACGGGCTCCGCCGCACTGTTCCTGCCCGGCGGTCAGCCGCTGCAGCAGGGATCGCGCTGGAGCAATCCGGATCTCGCCGCCGTGCTCGAGCGCATCGCGGAGGAGGGGCCCGCCGGATTCTACGCCGGCGCGACAGCCGACCTCATCGTCGCCGAAATGGAACGCGGTGGCGGCATCATCTCGCATGAGGACCTGCGACGCTATCGCGCCGAATGGCGCGATCCTGTGGAGTTCGAGTATCGCGGTCGTCGCATCATCTCCATGCCGCCAGCGTCGTCGGGAGGGATCACGCTCGCCATCATGGCGAACATCATGGACGGCTATGACGTGGATGAGATGGGCTGGCACTCCGCATCCGCGCTGCATCTGACCGGCGAGGCGATGCGGCGCGCGTTCGCGGACCGCAATCACTTCCTCGGTGACCCGGCATTCGTCCAGTTCCCGCGCGAGCTGCTCGTGTCGCAGGAGTACGCCGACCGCCTGCGCGCAACGATCGACACCGACCGCGCGACCCGCTCACTCGACGTGCGACCCGGTCTCATGGAACAGCCCGAGCCGGCGAACACGACGCATTTCTCCATCGTGGATCCGGCCGGCAATGCCGTCGCCCTCACGACCACGATCAACGAGCTGTACGGCTCAGCCGTCACAGTCAGCGGCGCGGGTTTCATGCTCAATGACGAGATGGACGACTTCGCCGCAAAGCCCGGCTCACCGAACATGTTCGGACTCGTGCAGGGCGAAGCGAACGCCATCCAGCCGGAGAAGCGCATGCTCTCCGCCATGACGCCCACCATCGTCCTCGACGCGGACGGCAGCGTCCTGCTCGTGACCGGAGCGCGCGGCGGGCCGCGCATCATTACCGCCGTGTTCCAGGTCATCTCCAACATCATCGATCACGACATGGACGTCGGCAGCGCCGTCCACACGCCGCGGATCCATCATCAGCATCTGCCCGATGTGCTCTACTTCGAGCGCGAGGGGCTGACGGCGGAGGTCATCGCCGAGCTGGAGGCCATGGGCCATACTGTCGAGCCGCGCGGAGGCATCGGTACGGCGCCCACGATCCTTCGACGCGACGGCGTCTGGACGGCCGTGCCGGATCCACGAACCGGCGGACTGGCTGCCGGCTTCTAG
- a CDS encoding glycine zipper 2TM domain-containing protein, which produces MAKRKLRAALLLAMPLSMITAACGGDDADHRTALRDDELARELDLALQSDSAPVTFQDTVLAADPGPEPAPERIPDPEPPPRATAPRQPERTPTPAPRPAPRREEPTPAPAPQPRVVTSTVPMGTNMSLTLNETLSTETNRVGDSFTATLQSAVRDGSGNVLIPAGATVRGRLTGVNKSGHVGETGVLKLAFEAVSFGGRSYAMDGTVVRANPQRSNRTSASSQVGKAAAGAAAGAILGRVIGKDTKSTVKGAIIGAAAGTAIAMGTADVDVVLPAGSAMDIRLDSPIEIRRTTD; this is translated from the coding sequence ATGGCGAAACGGAAACTACGGGCGGCTCTGCTGCTCGCGATGCCGCTGTCGATGATTACAGCTGCGTGTGGCGGCGATGACGCCGATCACCGTACCGCGTTGAGAGACGACGAGCTGGCGCGCGAGCTGGATCTCGCGCTGCAGTCCGATTCAGCCCCGGTCACCTTCCAGGACACGGTGCTGGCGGCAGACCCCGGCCCGGAGCCGGCTCCCGAGCGGATCCCGGACCCCGAGCCGCCGCCGCGCGCAACCGCGCCGCGCCAGCCGGAGCGCACGCCCACGCCGGCACCGCGGCCGGCGCCACGGCGAGAGGAGCCGACGCCGGCACCTGCGCCCCAGCCGCGCGTGGTGACATCGACGGTGCCCATGGGCACGAACATGTCGCTCACGCTGAATGAGACGCTCTCGACCGAGACCAACCGTGTCGGCGATTCGTTCACGGCTACGCTGCAGAGTGCGGTGCGTGATGGTAGCGGCAACGTGCTGATCCCGGCGGGCGCAACGGTGCGCGGCCGGCTGACGGGCGTCAACAAAAGCGGGCACGTCGGCGAGACAGGCGTCCTGAAGCTCGCGTTCGAAGCGGTTTCCTTCGGCGGCCGCAGCTACGCGATGGACGGCACGGTCGTGCGCGCCAATCCGCAGCGCTCGAACCGCACGTCCGCGAGCTCGCAGGTCGGCAAGGCTGCCGCGGGTGCGGCTGCCGGCGCGATCCTCGGCCGCGTCATAGGCAAGGACACGAAGTCGACCGTCAAGGGCGCCATCATCGGCGCTGCCGCTGGCACCGCGATCGCGATGGGGACCGCCGATGTCGACGTGGTCCTGCCGGCAGGGTCGGCGATGGACATTCGTCTCGATTCACCAATCGAGATTCGCAGAACGACGGACTGA